The segment TAACTTGTAGTTATTTACTCACTTAATGTGTGGTGAAATTATGGCAAGGAATTAGGAAAATTAGGAAATTAGGAAAATTAGGAAACCCTAAATCAGAGGAATGATGTGGAACCAACATCCTTTATTCAATTAAATccagtgatttatttttcttccttttgggcttctggttcataggcgagcaaGTTtggcactaggccaccaccagccATTTGTCATTTATCAAGcattacacaataaaaaaaaatcaagaaaaaattcaaatgtgaaattgtaaaatacattttaaaaacaaaaagtaaaagacCGCTTGTCATACGGCAGGGGCTTGAACACCAGCCGGGGTGCCTGATCATTTCACTACTATTCCAGCACTACATAATAAGGCAATATAAGTACAATTTACTGCCATATGaggcaaaaacaataaaacgtgATATAAAACTATTAAGAGGAACTTTAATTCGTCTGTAGAGAGTTttctaaaacattaaaataatacaaaaagtgAGCAAAGAGTATATAATGTATGCagaatgtataaatgtgtagATTTACCAGATGAAAAGGATGAGGCATCTACAGAAGATAAGAAAGGAAAAACGTCATGTAACATGTGTTCATAATTTACGTAAAATTCTACAATTCGAATGGACTATATAACAATAATGCTGAGAATATGTAACAATGAAACTATGAATACTGAAGTCTATGACATGATGATTTATCTCCAGACTCTAGATTATATTTCTTTTGACAGAAAAGCCGGGCCAAACACTTACGAATGGTAACTTGGGTCCCGTTGCCTCTGGCCGTCTTCACAACAGGAATTTCGATTTTAACCTGACAGAAATACCATCCACTGTCTGTTGTTGTTGCATCTTTGATTGtcagtgtgcatttttttttgcaaggacTTGATGCATTAAAGCGTGAAGACAAAAGATTCATGGCGGACACGTTCACACGCGTCCCGCCGTAGTCCCACATCACTTTGAAGTACTCGTAGTCCCATGAAGGAGTGCACGTAATCCCCACTGTGGAGCCGGCTGCAGCTGTGATGTTCTCTGGAGACTGGAACACGCTCATTGTAGATCCAAGAGAACCAAAATACACTGATGCTCCTGCAGAGATGAAGAAATAACcaatattaattattcatttgcatACAGCAACATTACAGTAAATGGAGAAGGTCTCCAGGGATCTGAACTCTGATTATCTTCTCATAACAAAATTCAAAcgattaaataaatgattaaattaaaattcaaaCCTAACATATATGGCTTTATATCTTTTAGAAAACTGCACATGAAAAGCATGGTCATAGATGCTCATCATGCATTGACAGTAGTGCTGATGTCCTAAAGtgtccaaaaataaaatgtaataatacgAAAAGCAGCACCGACAACATCCGATGTAACAACATGAATGGACGTGAAGGTTCATGTAGGGGTTGCATCAAAACCACCAGACATTAATCACATGATTCAATGCATCCCTTCCAGCGGTTTTTGGAAATAACCAATTGTTTAAGCCTTTAAGCCTCTGCAGCTATATAATGTGTTACTAATACGTAGCTACTGTATATAACATGATTATCAAATGTTGAAAAAAACGTGTGATTCTTTAACAGTATTTACTTGTTTATAGAAGCACagtgttgtaaatgtatttatgtgtattaAGAGCATAAATGTCATTCTTACCCATATACAGCAGTAAGAAGGCGACTCTGTAAACAGGAGCCATTCTGACTGACGGTGCCGTCTGTGTCAGAGCGAGAAGCACCGTCTTCCTGAACAATCAAGATAAAAGCACTCGGCGTGGAGGAGGAGTTATGAGAGACAatgtgagaaagaaagaaagaaagaaagaaagaaagaaagaaaga is part of the Denticeps clupeoides chromosome 19, fDenClu1.1, whole genome shotgun sequence genome and harbors:
- the LOC114769487 gene encoding uncharacterized protein LOC114769487 yields the protein MAPVYRVAFLLLYMGASVYFGSLGSTMSVFQSPENITAAAGSTVGITCTPSWDYEYFKVMWDYGGTRVNVSAMNLLSSRFNASSPCKKKCTLTIKDATTTDSGWYFCQVKIEIPVVKTARGNGTQVTIHASSFSSGDPVVPAAAAATGCCLVIAVIAVCAIWRRRLREDRENPVYDNVQVTNRHATGKDLAATTASRNQQMNHIYVNMHAVPRRTAQARPAVLTSSGGQTPAYHNVRDRSPARSQATCQTSQQ